In one window of Nicotiana tabacum cultivar K326 chromosome 12, ASM71507v2, whole genome shotgun sequence DNA:
- the LOC142167259 gene encoding putative mitochondrial protein AtMg00860: MVRPALEEEQMNKFFVRAQDPQYYESSKERYAFGVLARKLLGFIVSRQGIELDRSKIKAIQHLPPPKNKKDVMRFLGRVNYISRFIAQSTVIYEPIFRMLRKDVATSGTEKCQKAFDKIKEYFSKPPVLVPPEPGRSLLLYLSVLEGAFGCVLGKHDETGRKKQAIYYLRKKFTSYEAQYSLLECT; encoded by the exons ATGGTAAGGccagcacttgaagaagaacaaatgaacaagttctttgttagggCTCAAGATCCCCAGTATTACGAAAG ttccaaagaaagatatGCCTTCGGAGTCCTTGCTAGAAAATTGTTAGGTTTCATCGTCAGTCGCCAAGGTATCGAGTTAGACCGGTCAAAAATTAAAGCTATCCAGcacttgccaccgccaaagaataagaaagatgtgatgcgTTTTCTAGGGCGCGTCAATTATATCAGCCGTTTTATAGCACAATCAACGGTGATATATGAGCCAATCTTCagaatgttgaggaaagatgttgCAACAAGCGGAACTGAAaaatgccagaaagccttcgataaaatcaaggagtatttttCTAAACCgcccgtgttggtcccaccagaaccaggaagaTCTCTGCTGCTTTATCTATCTGTGTTGGAAGGAGCCTTTGGTTGTGTTCTAGGAAAACATGATGAAACTGGAAGGAAGAAGCAGGCGATATATTATCTGAGAAAGAAGTTCACGTCTTACGAAGCCCAGTACTCGTTATTAGAATGCACCTga